The following proteins are encoded in a genomic region of Vibrio tasmaniensis:
- a CDS encoding cysteine desulfurase-like protein, whose product MSFTLNDVRQQFSALGQYHNGKPVTFFDGPGGSQVPENVLASMTEYLGHFNSNLGGHYFSSQKTTSLMQQAREAAQALLNAESSGNVVFGPNMTSLTFQLSRSISRDWKEGDEVIVTALDHYSNVSSWQQAADDKGAIVRQVRVDESDCSLDMAHFESLLNEKTKLVAVTFASNTTGSIVDMAKVIELAHQYGAQVYVDAVHYAPHHLVDVQQLNCDFLACSAYKFFGPHVGIAYVAPQWLHTLKPYKVEPATNIGPGRFETGTQSFEGLAGVIAAVDYLAQLGDPADSLRSRLEQSYALYNKHESQLSEYFLKRLADLEGAKLYGKTEFDSNLRTPTFAITFENHSPEFIAKKLGEHNICVWNGHFYALGLVKQLGIEEQGVVRIGCMHYNSIEEIDLLFNVLEGILRSH is encoded by the coding sequence ATGTCCTTCACTCTTAATGATGTGCGCCAACAGTTTAGCGCGTTAGGCCAATATCATAACGGCAAGCCAGTCACTTTTTTTGATGGACCGGGTGGCTCTCAGGTGCCTGAGAATGTTTTAGCTTCAATGACCGAATACCTAGGGCATTTCAATTCAAACCTAGGCGGCCACTACTTTTCTAGCCAAAAGACCACAAGCTTAATGCAGCAAGCAAGAGAAGCGGCGCAAGCACTGCTTAATGCGGAGTCTTCTGGCAACGTTGTGTTTGGTCCGAACATGACATCGCTGACCTTCCAATTGAGCCGATCGATCAGTCGCGATTGGAAAGAGGGCGATGAAGTTATTGTCACTGCGTTAGACCATTACTCAAATGTATCGAGCTGGCAGCAAGCGGCAGACGACAAAGGTGCTATCGTTCGCCAAGTTCGCGTAGACGAGTCGGATTGCAGTTTAGATATGGCGCACTTTGAATCGCTGCTTAACGAGAAAACCAAGCTTGTCGCGGTGACGTTTGCTTCAAACACGACAGGCTCGATTGTTGACATGGCGAAAGTTATCGAGCTTGCACATCAATATGGCGCTCAGGTTTATGTCGATGCCGTTCATTACGCGCCACACCATTTGGTCGATGTTCAGCAATTGAATTGTGATTTCTTAGCGTGTTCAGCTTATAAGTTTTTCGGCCCGCATGTGGGTATTGCTTATGTTGCGCCTCAATGGCTGCATACTTTAAAGCCTTACAAGGTAGAGCCTGCAACCAATATTGGCCCAGGTCGTTTTGAGACAGGTACGCAAAGTTTTGAAGGCCTTGCCGGTGTGATTGCGGCGGTAGATTACTTGGCGCAGTTAGGTGATCCCGCCGATTCATTGCGTTCTCGTTTAGAGCAAAGCTATGCGCTTTATAATAAGCATGAAAGCCAACTCAGTGAGTATTTCCTTAAGCGCTTGGCCGATCTTGAAGGGGCAAAGCTTTACGGAAAAACCGAGTTTGATTCGAATCTAAGAACGCCAACCTTTGCGATTACCTTTGAGAACCATTCTCCAGAGTTCATCGCTAAGAAGTTGGGTGAGCATAATATCTGTGTGTGGAATGGTCACTTCTACGCTTTAGGTTTGGTGAAGCAGTTGGGTATTGAAGAGCAGGGCGTGGTGCGTATTGGTTGTATGCATTACAACTCGATTGAAGAGATCGACTTGTTGTTCAATGTGCTTGAAGGGATCTTGCGAAGCCACTAG
- a CDS encoding type 1 glutamine amidotransferase domain-containing protein, with amino-acid sequence MKKILIPVTNHATLGDTDQANGTYAPELTHALKEIIAAGFEYDIASIKGGKGPLYGTDIEGDSVNAEILADDDFQNRINNTIPVSQVNIESYDAIFYPGGFGLLSDLATDEQFATIAAKHYEDGGVIASVCHGPAALLPIVLSNGEKLLSSKSVTGFTREEEIDFGTINDIPFLLEESLARSAARFNKVQPWQELVIVDERVITGQNPTSAHAVGAALVKHLS; translated from the coding sequence ATGAAAAAAATACTAATCCCAGTAACTAACCACGCAACACTAGGCGATACAGACCAAGCGAACGGTACTTACGCTCCAGAACTGACTCATGCACTGAAAGAGATCATTGCTGCGGGTTTTGAGTACGACATCGCGTCTATCAAGGGTGGTAAAGGTCCACTGTATGGAACCGATATTGAAGGTGATTCAGTAAACGCAGAGATCTTAGCTGATGATGACTTCCAGAACCGCATTAACAATACAATTCCGGTAAGCCAAGTTAACATAGAAAGCTACGATGCTATCTTCTACCCAGGTGGATTCGGCCTACTTTCTGACTTAGCAACCGACGAGCAATTCGCAACGATTGCCGCTAAGCATTATGAAGATGGCGGTGTGATCGCATCAGTATGTCACGGCCCAGCAGCACTGCTTCCGATTGTTTTAAGCAACGGCGAGAAGCTATTAAGCTCTAAATCGGTGACTGGCTTTACACGTGAAGAAGAGATCGACTTTGGCACAATCAACGACATTCCATTTCTACTGGAAGAGTCTCTTGCTCGCAGCGCAGCGCGTTTCAACAAGGTTCAACCTTGGCAAGAGCTTGTGATCGTTGATGAGCGAGTGATTACCGGTCAGAACCCAACCAGTGCTCACGCAGTAGGTGCAGCTCTGGTTAAGCACCTGTCTTAG
- a CDS encoding LysR family transcriptional regulator yields MDSFEGINEFVAVAECHGFSAAAKQLGCSTSHVSRQVSRLEERVGVALLARSTRMVSLTESGHTYYQQCKDLVIGLQQANEQVTSQQAQLSGTLRVSAAGAFAENHVAAALMEFAKDHPDLTIEMNFNTNMVNFIEDGIDFAIRYGRLDDSGLVARKLVDRAMAAAASQNYIDQFGSPTQPEQLKLHSCIIANSDQWLFEKDGKPLNAVRVHGRWKSNNSSAVLKACEEGLGIVYLPKSSFNGGLANGKLVPVLEEYWGAGTSSWIVYQNRRFLPQRARLAIDFLVSHFSDWNE; encoded by the coding sequence ATGGATAGTTTTGAAGGTATTAATGAGTTTGTTGCGGTAGCCGAATGTCACGGCTTTTCTGCAGCAGCAAAACAGCTGGGTTGCAGTACCAGTCATGTCAGTCGCCAAGTGTCGAGATTAGAAGAGAGGGTAGGTGTGGCTTTACTCGCTCGATCCACTCGTATGGTGAGTTTGACGGAGTCTGGGCATACGTATTATCAGCAATGCAAAGATCTGGTTATTGGGCTGCAACAGGCGAATGAACAAGTCACATCTCAACAAGCTCAGTTGAGCGGTACATTACGCGTGAGTGCTGCGGGTGCGTTTGCTGAAAATCATGTTGCCGCGGCGCTGATGGAATTTGCGAAAGACCACCCTGATCTGACTATCGAAATGAACTTCAATACCAATATGGTTAACTTTATTGAAGATGGTATTGATTTCGCGATTCGTTATGGTCGGTTAGATGATTCTGGTTTGGTGGCAAGGAAGCTGGTGGATCGCGCAATGGCAGCGGCCGCGAGTCAGAACTACATCGATCAATTCGGTTCTCCAACACAGCCTGAACAGTTGAAGTTGCACAGCTGTATTATTGCCAACAGTGATCAGTGGTTGTTTGAGAAAGATGGAAAACCGTTAAACGCGGTGCGCGTACATGGGCGTTGGAAAAGCAATAACTCGAGTGCGGTACTGAAAGCTTGTGAAGAAGGGCTTGGCATTGTTTATCTTCCCAAAAGCAGCTTCAACGGCGGTCTTGCCAATGGAAAGCTCGTTCCAGTGCTAGAAGAGTATTGGGGAGCAGGTACAAGCAGTTGGATCGTATATCAAAACCGTCGCTTTCTTCCACAGAGAGCAAGGCTGGCTATCGACTTCTTAGTCTCTCACTTTTCGGATTGGAATGAATAA
- a CDS encoding sensor domain-containing diguanylate cyclase produces MFQLMKCSENAELAMSSINFESTYGVITIQDMNVVSVDANYARIYGYQSSEELLSDIDSFLDLISEEYHVLAYQNYLETVSGQRDPQVHTYTNIDRNGREFTVFSIDHVTEWQGRPALQVTVIDLSPAIQLQNAVREQDKMYHDMIMQSGQGILVHRDFKPLMVNQSWVKLQGGASIEQVLALDSILDLVPQQHTDVIYKHYQAIVSGELSGTSTVVENVGFDGVHRFFNIYDNAITWKGQPAVQVVLEDVTQKVMLEKQLVHQANYDEMTDLLNRRAIYEWLREHLFSDSYVVCMLLDIDDFKSINDTYGHMVGDEVICALASITKRNAEKVGGVAGRWGGEEFIIFIPNASLETALEVSEEIRQQFNQVEFQIDEQVRFNSSVSIGMSDSRACENGVTIDALVNLTDQSLYRAKANGKNCVDGDVVAL; encoded by the coding sequence ATGTTTCAGCTTATGAAGTGTAGCGAGAATGCGGAGTTGGCAATGTCTTCAATAAATTTCGAATCCACGTACGGTGTAATAACGATTCAAGATATGAATGTAGTGAGTGTTGACGCTAACTATGCTCGCATCTATGGGTACCAATCATCCGAAGAACTCCTTTCTGATATCGATAGCTTTCTAGATCTCATCTCAGAAGAGTACCATGTTTTAGCCTATCAAAATTACCTTGAAACGGTCAGTGGTCAACGAGACCCTCAGGTTCACACCTATACCAATATTGATCGCAACGGCAGAGAGTTCACCGTGTTTTCTATTGATCATGTGACGGAGTGGCAGGGAAGACCTGCACTGCAAGTCACGGTTATCGATCTTTCCCCTGCGATTCAGCTGCAAAATGCAGTGCGTGAGCAAGATAAGATGTATCACGACATGATCATGCAATCAGGGCAGGGCATCTTGGTTCACCGAGATTTCAAACCACTGATGGTCAATCAATCATGGGTAAAACTGCAAGGTGGAGCTTCTATAGAGCAAGTCTTAGCGTTGGATTCGATTCTTGACCTAGTGCCACAGCAACATACAGATGTCATCTATAAGCACTATCAAGCGATTGTGTCGGGTGAGTTGTCGGGAACCAGCACTGTGGTTGAAAATGTTGGTTTTGATGGTGTTCATCGCTTTTTCAATATTTACGACAATGCGATCACTTGGAAAGGTCAACCCGCGGTTCAGGTTGTGCTAGAAGACGTGACTCAAAAGGTGATGTTGGAAAAGCAGTTGGTTCATCAAGCGAATTACGATGAGATGACCGACTTACTTAACCGTAGAGCTATTTATGAATGGCTAAGAGAACACCTTTTTTCTGATTCCTATGTCGTGTGTATGCTACTTGATATCGATGACTTCAAGTCGATCAATGACACTTATGGTCACATGGTGGGTGATGAGGTAATTTGTGCTTTGGCTAGTATTACCAAGCGCAATGCCGAGAAAGTTGGTGGAGTAGCAGGCCGTTGGGGTGGTGAAGAGTTCATTATATTTATCCCAAATGCGTCTCTTGAAACAGCTCTTGAAGTTTCAGAAGAGATTCGCCAACAGTTCAATCAAGTTGAGTTTCAAATTGATGAACAGGTTCGATTTAATTCTAGTGTGAGTATTGGCATGAGTGATAGCCGGGCATGTGAAAACGGTGTCACTATTGACGCACTCGTGAATTTAACCGATCAATCTCTCTATCGCGCGAAAGCTAATGGCAAGAATTGTGTAGACGGAGATGTAGTCGCGCTTTAA
- a CDS encoding DUF2797 domain-containing protein: protein MSLLAKGTLKKMSASLDGAVTYRLPVGEEFVELNPLIGKTINLTHTGNIFCCSCGKKTKKSYSQGHCFVCMKKLASCDMCIMKPETCHYDQGTCREPQWGEENCFVDHFVYLSNTSSLKVGITRHTQIPTRWIDQGATQGLPILKVKTRQISGLIEVELAKHIADKTNWRTLLKGDGDDMELVEKAKELLPLVEDKIQEIRAKFGDDAIEVLSENITSLSYPVEQHPIKIVSHNFDKNPEVTGVLQGIKGQYLILDTGVINIRKFGSYEVEVSA from the coding sequence ATGTCTTTATTAGCAAAAGGAACACTCAAGAAAATGAGTGCTTCCCTTGATGGTGCGGTTACCTACCGCTTACCTGTAGGGGAAGAGTTTGTAGAGCTAAACCCTCTAATTGGTAAAACCATCAACCTTACACACACAGGCAATATTTTTTGTTGTTCGTGTGGCAAGAAAACCAAGAAAAGCTACTCTCAAGGCCACTGCTTTGTGTGCATGAAAAAGCTAGCTAGCTGCGACATGTGCATCATGAAGCCTGAGACTTGCCACTACGATCAAGGCACTTGTCGAGAACCTCAATGGGGTGAAGAAAATTGCTTCGTCGATCACTTCGTTTACCTATCGAACACATCAAGCCTAAAAGTGGGTATCACTCGCCATACTCAAATCCCTACTCGCTGGATTGACCAAGGTGCCACTCAGGGCCTACCTATTTTGAAGGTAAAAACGCGTCAGATCTCTGGCCTTATTGAAGTCGAATTAGCGAAGCACATTGCTGACAAAACCAACTGGCGCACACTGCTTAAAGGCGACGGCGACGATATGGAGTTGGTTGAAAAAGCCAAAGAATTATTGCCATTGGTTGAAGATAAAATCCAAGAGATCAGAGCGAAATTTGGAGATGATGCTATCGAGGTGCTAAGTGAGAACATCACTTCACTCAGCTACCCAGTTGAACAGCACCCAATTAAGATTGTATCGCACAACTTTGATAAGAACCCTGAAGTGACGGGCGTACTTCAAGGCATTAAAGGCCAATACCTTATCTTAGATACTGGAGTGATTAACATCCGTAAATTTGGTTCTTACGAAGTGGAAGTGTCTGCCTAA
- a CDS encoding GGDEF domain-containing protein, whose amino-acid sequence MKWIHKIVIFLVIATLAIVQYYQISGNRVITTITPEQYEFIATSDKVDRGVSTSQLSYENGTYVLDCELKKSEYPWPYCGLSIRINPDITTGLDLSQYHTFRVNIDYHAKADSSGRLRTYLRNYNPAYSVPDDEYTHKYNGMEFSPGIDGGVIEIPIKNLQVMTWWLADNEIALEHSAPEYSNVNMVEFATASGAKLGHHRIIIRSIEFEGSYISAESLFLILLFIWVGTGTVFLISELHRSRKRMAIAEKRHHHLKNVNRALREQNFEFSERAHRDELTGILNRHAIRDWLKMQSQQVKQGHGKLSMIYLDIDYFKSVNDKYGHQMGDHILREFSMVVGSSISATDKLVRWGGEEFIVFCPETEAGEAQRKAEKIRLLVSQHLWIHGDSLTCSIGIAEMKQERVTETIARADEALYQAKHSGRNQVILSH is encoded by the coding sequence ATGAAGTGGATCCATAAGATTGTCATCTTTCTAGTTATCGCAACACTTGCCATTGTGCAGTATTACCAGATAAGTGGAAATCGTGTGATAACAACAATTACTCCTGAACAATATGAATTTATTGCGACCAGCGATAAAGTAGACAGGGGAGTAAGTACATCTCAATTATCCTATGAAAATGGGACGTATGTTCTCGATTGTGAGCTTAAAAAATCCGAATATCCGTGGCCCTATTGTGGGCTATCGATTCGTATTAACCCAGATATAACGACTGGCCTTGACCTTTCGCAGTATCACACCTTTAGAGTCAATATTGATTACCATGCGAAGGCTGACTCTAGTGGTCGTCTGAGAACTTACCTACGCAATTACAATCCTGCTTATTCTGTTCCTGATGATGAGTACACACACAAGTACAACGGGATGGAGTTCTCTCCAGGAATCGATGGTGGCGTGATCGAGATCCCGATCAAAAATTTGCAAGTCATGACGTGGTGGTTAGCGGATAACGAGATTGCGTTAGAGCACTCAGCACCTGAATATTCGAACGTTAACATGGTCGAATTTGCTACCGCTTCTGGTGCTAAATTAGGTCATCATCGAATAATTATTCGAAGTATTGAGTTTGAGGGTTCGTATATTTCGGCTGAAAGCCTGTTCCTGATCTTGCTGTTTATCTGGGTGGGCACTGGCACTGTGTTCCTAATTTCCGAATTACATCGCTCCAGAAAACGTATGGCGATCGCTGAAAAAAGACACCATCACTTAAAAAACGTCAATCGGGCATTGAGAGAGCAAAATTTTGAGTTCTCTGAAAGGGCTCATCGTGACGAATTGACTGGGATACTTAACCGACACGCGATTCGTGATTGGTTGAAAATGCAGTCGCAACAGGTGAAGCAAGGCCACGGCAAGTTAAGTATGATCTACCTGGACATTGACTACTTTAAAAGTGTGAATGACAAATACGGACACCAGATGGGTGATCATATCTTGCGTGAATTCAGTATGGTGGTTGGCAGTTCTATCAGTGCGACGGACAAACTTGTACGTTGGGGTGGTGAAGAGTTTATTGTTTTTTGCCCTGAAACCGAAGCGGGTGAAGCGCAGAGAAAGGCGGAGAAAATCCGACTTTTGGTTAGCCAACATCTTTGGATTCATGGGGATTCTCTCACTTGCAGTATCGGCATTGCCGAGATGAAACAAGAGCGGGTGACAGAGACCATTGCCCGCGCTGATGAAGCCTTATATCAAGCGAAGCATTCAGGGCGAAATCAAGTGATTTTGAGTCACTAA
- a CDS encoding SLC13 family permease: MTALVTTLKHWLFTRNSMILIGNFTLFAVLLNSLPFEAQVNTGLSILVFVAILWLTEAIHVSITALLVPLLAVLFGVFNTPAALANFSNPIIFLFMGGFALAAALNKQELDKAIADKVLLIAKGKMSVAVFMLFGVSAGLSMWISNTATTAMMLPLVLGIMNKVDQSEDRNTYVFVLLGIAYCASIGGIATLVGSPPNAIAAAEVGLSFTEWMALGLPISMILLPITMIILYVMTKPKLDHKFELDHAPVEWTNSKKITLSIFLLTVTLWIFGKPINAMIGGFSKFDSLVAIGAIVLLGASRAVEWKDVEKTTDWGVLILFGGGICLSNILKATGTSVFLAHSLSGFLETAGILLTILAVVAFVVFLTEFASNTASAALLVPVFATIAEALGMSPVILSALIAVAASCAFMLPVATPPNAIVFGSGHIKQREMMRIGMVLNLVCILVLTLFAWIFW, translated from the coding sequence ATGACGGCACTTGTTACTACACTGAAACACTGGTTATTTACCCGCAACAGCATGATATTAATCGGTAATTTCACGCTATTTGCAGTTTTGCTCAATTCCCTGCCATTCGAAGCGCAAGTGAATACAGGTTTAAGTATTCTCGTGTTCGTTGCCATTCTATGGTTAACAGAAGCTATCCACGTCAGCATCACCGCTTTGCTCGTTCCCCTATTGGCTGTCTTGTTTGGTGTATTCAACACGCCCGCTGCGCTGGCTAACTTTTCGAATCCCATCATCTTCCTATTCATGGGTGGCTTCGCGTTGGCAGCTGCACTGAACAAGCAAGAGCTGGATAAAGCGATAGCTGACAAAGTATTGCTGATAGCAAAAGGCAAAATGTCGGTCGCCGTGTTCATGTTGTTCGGTGTGAGTGCCGGTTTATCCATGTGGATCTCAAACACAGCCACCACTGCAATGATGCTTCCTCTTGTTCTTGGCATCATGAACAAGGTTGACCAAAGTGAAGACCGAAACACCTATGTGTTTGTACTTTTGGGTATCGCTTACTGTGCTTCAATCGGTGGTATCGCAACTTTAGTTGGTAGCCCACCAAACGCCATTGCTGCGGCAGAAGTTGGCTTAAGCTTCACTGAGTGGATGGCACTTGGCCTACCTATTTCGATGATCTTACTGCCAATCACGATGATTATTTTGTACGTGATGACTAAGCCAAAGCTTGACCACAAATTCGAGCTAGACCATGCACCTGTCGAGTGGACAAACAGCAAGAAAATCACACTGTCTATCTTCCTTTTAACCGTAACGCTTTGGATATTCGGCAAACCAATCAACGCTATGATTGGCGGGTTCTCTAAGTTTGATAGCTTGGTAGCGATTGGCGCAATTGTACTGCTTGGCGCTTCTAGAGCGGTGGAATGGAAAGACGTTGAGAAGACAACGGACTGGGGTGTACTTATCCTGTTCGGTGGTGGTATCTGTTTAAGTAACATTCTGAAAGCGACAGGAACAAGCGTATTCCTAGCACACTCACTAAGCGGATTTTTAGAAACAGCAGGCATACTTCTTACCATTCTAGCCGTGGTAGCGTTCGTTGTATTCCTAACGGAATTTGCGAGTAACACAGCAAGTGCCGCATTGCTTGTACCTGTATTCGCAACCATTGCTGAAGCGCTAGGTATGTCGCCTGTTATCTTATCAGCTCTGATTGCGGTTGCCGCTTCTTGCGCCTTCATGCTACCAGTTGCGACACCGCCTAATGCGATTGTCTTTGGTTCGGGCCATATCAAGCAGAGAGAGATGATGCGAATCGGTATGGTGTTGAACCTAGTTTGTATCCTAGTACTGACTCTGTTCGCTTGGATCTTCTGGTAA
- a CDS encoding ElyC/SanA/YdcF family protein, giving the protein MKFDSHIFRSYLLKAYKKLQGFLFGAFLVFLVGSAAVIAIDYWVSWQARDRIIYHIDDVPEREVAVVLGTSKYLGRTLNEYYKHRIDAAIELFDREKVDQFLLSGDNAHRSYNEPWTMKRDLLKAGVPDERINLDYAGFRTLDSIVRAKKIFDTDNFLIITQKFHCERALLIASSYDIHAQCLAVSGPTNHSGKTIRLREVFARTKAFLDLYIIGTTPKFLGPKEPIQPSPKPESLPIPSPITDPAANPIVDPTVNPIADPTANPSENPIATPSASPISEPAETDV; this is encoded by the coding sequence GTGAAATTCGATTCTCACATTTTCCGTAGCTACTTATTAAAAGCTTACAAAAAACTGCAAGGTTTTCTGTTTGGCGCATTCCTCGTGTTCTTAGTAGGCAGCGCTGCGGTCATTGCGATTGATTATTGGGTTTCATGGCAAGCAAGGGATCGCATCATCTACCATATCGATGACGTGCCAGAGCGAGAAGTAGCCGTGGTACTAGGTACCAGTAAATACCTAGGTCGAACACTCAACGAATACTACAAACATCGAATTGACGCAGCGATTGAGCTATTCGATCGTGAAAAGGTAGACCAATTTCTACTGAGTGGCGATAACGCTCATCGTTCTTACAATGAGCCGTGGACGATGAAACGCGACTTATTGAAAGCCGGCGTACCCGATGAACGTATCAACCTAGATTACGCAGGGTTTAGAACCCTAGACTCGATTGTTCGCGCCAAAAAGATATTCGATACCGATAACTTCCTGATCATCACTCAGAAATTCCACTGTGAAAGAGCGCTATTAATCGCAAGCTCTTACGATATTCATGCCCAATGTTTGGCGGTTTCAGGCCCGACTAACCACTCAGGAAAAACCATACGTTTACGTGAGGTATTTGCGCGCACTAAAGCGTTCCTTGACCTTTATATTATAGGTACCACGCCAAAGTTCCTTGGACCTAAAGAGCCAATTCAACCCAGTCCGAAACCAGAATCATTGCCGATTCCTAGTCCTATTACAGATCCCGCTGCAAATCCTATAGTAGATCCCACGGTAAACCCTATAGCTGACCCCACGGCAAACCCGAGTGAAAATCCGATTGCAACTCCCTCAGCAAGCCCTATTTCAGAACCAGCAGAGACCGATGTGTAG
- a CDS encoding NAD-dependent malic enzyme: MNNDKRPLYIPYAGPALLSTPLLNKGSAFSAEERSSFNLEGLLPETTETIQEQVGRAYKQYCNFESDMDKHIYLRNIQDTNETLFYRLVQNHISEMMPIIYTPTVGAACENFSNIYRRGRGLFISYPNRDRIDDLLNNATNHNVKVIVVTDGERILGLGDQGIGGMGIPIGKLALYTACGGISPAYMLPIVLDVGTNNPQRLADPMYMGWRHPRITGADYDAFVEEFIQAVQRRWPDALVQFEDFAQKNAMPLLERYKDRLCCFNDDIQGTAAVTVGSLLAACKAANSKLSDQRITFLGAGSAGCGIAEAIIAQMVSEGISDAQARSQVYMVDRWGLLQEGMQNLLDFQQRLVQTNANTKDWESDGTGFSLLDVVRHAKPTVLVGVSGAPGLFSKEVIKEMNLHCERPIVFPLSNPTSRVEATPNDIIRWTDGQALVATGSPFEPVTHNGTTYPIAQCNNSYIFPGIGLGVLAVNASRITDEMLMESSRALATCSPLAINGSGALLPPLEEIHTVSKKIAFAVGKKAIEQGVALEITEEALQQAIDQHFWQPVYRRYKRTAF, translated from the coding sequence ATGAACAACGATAAACGCCCTCTATATATCCCTTATGCTGGTCCTGCTCTACTAAGCACCCCTCTTCTAAACAAAGGCAGCGCATTCTCTGCTGAAGAGCGCAGTTCTTTCAACCTTGAAGGCTTGTTACCGGAAACAACCGAAACAATCCAAGAGCAAGTAGGACGTGCATACAAGCAATATTGTAACTTCGAAAGTGATATGGATAAGCATATCTACCTTCGTAACATCCAAGACACTAATGAAACGCTTTTTTATCGTTTAGTTCAAAACCACATCTCTGAAATGATGCCTATCATTTACACGCCAACAGTTGGCGCAGCATGTGAGAACTTCTCAAATATTTACCGTCGTGGCCGTGGTCTGTTTATCTCATACCCGAACCGCGATCGTATCGATGACCTACTGAACAATGCGACAAACCACAACGTTAAAGTTATCGTGGTTACGGATGGTGAGCGTATTCTTGGTTTGGGAGACCAAGGTATCGGTGGCATGGGTATTCCAATTGGTAAACTAGCACTTTACACAGCTTGTGGCGGCATCAGCCCAGCTTACATGCTACCAATCGTGCTCGATGTGGGTACAAACAACCCGCAGCGTCTTGCTGACCCAATGTACATGGGCTGGCGTCACCCTCGTATCACAGGTGCAGATTACGATGCATTTGTTGAAGAATTCATTCAAGCCGTTCAACGCCGTTGGCCTGATGCATTAGTTCAGTTCGAAGATTTCGCACAAAAGAACGCAATGCCACTGCTTGAACGCTACAAAGATCGCCTCTGTTGTTTCAACGATGATATCCAAGGCACAGCCGCTGTAACGGTTGGTTCTCTACTTGCAGCGTGTAAAGCAGCGAACAGCAAGTTGTCAGACCAACGCATCACCTTCTTAGGTGCGGGTTCTGCAGGTTGTGGTATTGCTGAAGCGATCATTGCTCAAATGGTGTCTGAAGGTATCAGCGATGCACAAGCACGCTCTCAAGTTTACATGGTTGACCGTTGGGGTCTGCTACAGGAAGGCATGCAAAACTTGCTTGATTTCCAACAGCGCTTAGTTCAAACCAACGCGAACACCAAAGATTGGGAAAGCGACGGCACTGGTTTCTCTCTACTAGACGTTGTTCGTCACGCGAAACCAACCGTATTGGTTGGTGTATCTGGTGCTCCAGGCCTGTTCAGCAAAGAAGTCATCAAAGAGATGAACCTACACTGTGAACGTCCTATCGTGTTCCCACTGTCGAACCCAACAAGCCGTGTTGAAGCGACACCAAACGACATTATTCGTTGGACTGATGGCCAAGCACTGGTTGCAACGGGTAGCCCGTTTGAGCCGGTGACTCATAATGGCACCACTTACCCAATTGCTCAGTGTAACAACAGCTACATCTTCCCAGGTATTGGCCTTGGTGTATTAGCTGTAAATGCTTCACGTATCACTGATGAAATGTTGATGGAATCAAGCCGTGCGCTTGCTACTTGTTCTCCACTTGCTATCAATGGTTCAGGTGCTCTACTTCCACCACTGGAAGAGATCCACACCGTATCTAAGAAGATTGCTTTTGCCGTTGGTAAAAAAGCGATTGAGCAAGGTGTTGCTCTAGAGATCACTGAAGAAGCACTGCAACAAGCAATTGACCAGCACTTCTGGCAGCCAGTTTACCGTCGCTACAAGCGTACTGCGTTCTAA